Part of the Deltaproteobacteria bacterium genome, ATGGTTTTCAAAACCCAAGCGGTTTGTCGTGAAGAGCATGAAAGGATGTTAACGACTGATTAATTCGAGCCAGGGCGCACGTAGCCTGGCCCTACCGTAGGTGATTTATAGCTGTTATCGCTTTTAGGGGCTTGGTAATTTCCGGTGGGGCGATTGGATTTTTGACAACCAGGGTTCCAGTAGCCGCATTTTTTGCTGTTTTTATCCATCTGCTTAAAAACTTTGCCGTTGGTTCCGCCCTTGTCGCCGAAGCAGCGATAGCCGTAGCCTGCGTAATAACCACAACGGGCTTGGGTGGTTGAGCTTATTAATAGAGGAAACAATCCTAAGCTAATAATGCTTAACCAGAAAATCAGATTTTTTGACCCCATAAATTCCCCCTTACCATGGATCCCGGGTCAGGCCCGGGATGACGTAGTGTAATTATAAGGGGGAATTATTTTATAGTACAGGGGTAAAGAATTGTTGACAAATTATATCAAATGGTATAAATTACTAAATAATATGAAGTTGCAAACAAGGACTGGCCCATTGGCCCTAAAAAAATTGGAAGAACAGTGTCGGCAGAAGGGCTTACCCTTAACCATACAACGCCGTGTGATCTTTGAATTTTTAGTGAATCACCAAGACCACCCCACCGCCGATGACATCTTTCAGGAGGTACAAGATAAACTCCCGGGGGTTTCTCGCGCCACGGTTTATCGAGTCTTGGAAACCTTGGTGGGTATGGGCTTGGCCCATAGGATTAATCATCCCGATGCGGCGGTGCGCTTTGACCCCATGACCCATCGCCATCATCACCTCGTATGCGAAAGTTGTGGGCAAGTGCAGGATTGGGAAGATGATGCTCTCAGCACCTTGGTTTTTCCCAACACGCGGCGGGAGGGTTTTAAAATTTCAGATTATTCAATTTATTTTAACGGAATGTGTGATCGTTGTCAGAGCAAAAAATAGGATTTTTGAGTTAATAAATAATATAGGGAGTTAACTTTTAAGTAGGCTGTCATCCCCGCGAAGGCGGGGATCTAGCGTTCCTGTAAGTACGATAAGCACTGGATCCCCGCTTTCGCGAGGATGACAAAAAGCATACTATCCAAAAGTTAAACTACCATAAATAGGAGGATAAAACATGAAACCAAATATAGGAATTTCAGAAGAAAACCAGCGAGGAGTCGTAGCGATTTTGAACACCTTACTTTCTGATGAGTATGTCCTCTATACCAAAACGAGGAACTTTCACTGGAATGTCACCGGGATGCAATTTAACGATCTGCATAAATTTTTTGAATCCCAATATGACGCTTTGGCCGAAGTCGTTGATGAAGTTGCCGAACGAGTTCGCGCTATAGGTGGTGTAGCATTAGGCTCTATGGCCGAGTTTGTCAAAAATACCCGGTTAAAAGAGGTTCCAGGTCAATCAATTTCGGCTCGAGATATGTTGGCGTCGTTGCTCGCCGATCATGAGACTGTCATTCGTCATTTACGCGTGGATTTGAAGGCTTGTGCCGATCAATATGGTGATGCTGGAACTAACGATTTTCTCACCGGGTTGATGGAAAAACACGAAAAAATGGCTTGGATGCTGAGATCCTTCTCTGATTGACAAGGAGTAGGGCAAAATATAACTATCTCAAAATGCCATCATGGATCCCGGGTCAAGCCCGGGATGACGGAGGAGTTGCCTATGCCCCCAAAACTTAATCGCTATAGTTCTCACATTACCGAAAATCGTGATCAGCCGGCTGCGCAGGCCATGCTTTATGGCATAGGCCTCACTAGCGAAGATTTACACAAACCTTTTGTGGGGATTGCCAGTACCGGTTACGAAGGTAACACTTGCAATATGCATTTAAACGACCTTGCCAAGGTGGTTAAACAAGGTTGTCAAGAGGCGGGTTTGGTGGGGCTTATTTTTCATTCCATTGGCGTGAGTGATGGCATCTCGATGGGGACCGATGGGATGAATTTTTCGCTGCAAAGTCGTGAGATTATTGCAGACTCGATTGAAACCGTGATGGCCGCCCATTGGTACGACGCCAATATTTCAGTGGTGGGTTGCGATAAAAATATGCCAGGTTCGGTGATTGCGATGGGCCGGCTCAACCGCCCCAGTATTATGGTATATGGCGGCACGATCAGCCCAGGGCATTTTCACGACAAAGTTTTAGATATTGTTTCGGCTTTTGAGGGCTTAGGCGAATTTGTGGCCGGCAAAATTGATCAAAAAGAACTTACCGGGATTTTGCAACATGCCTGCCCGGGGGCAGGGGCCTGCGGCGGCATGTACACGGCTAATACTATGGCAAGCGCCATCGAAACTTTGGGGATGAGTTTGCCTTATAGTTCTTCTTATCCCGCCACCAGTCAGGAAAAAAAGGATGAATGTCGGAGGGCAGGCGCAGCCGTGCTTAATCTTTTGGAAAAAGATATTACTCCAAAAATGATCATGACAAAGGCGGCCTTTGAAAATGCGATGACCATTATTATGGCGCTCGGAGGTTCTACCAATGCGGTGTTGCATCTAATTGCCATGGCAAAATCAGTGGGAGTGAAGTTAGTTTTGGAAGATTTCCAACGCGTCAGCGACAAAACGCCCTTTATTGCCGATCTTAAGCCTAGCGGGAAATATGTGATGGAAGATCTTTGCAAAGTAGGGGGTGTGCCGGCGGTCCTTAAATTATTATTAAAAGAGGGGTTTTTGCACGGGGACTGCCTCACTTGCACCGGCAAAACATTGGCTGAAAATCTAGAAGCCTCGCCCGATCTTAGCCGTGGGCAAAAGATTATTGTGCCGTTGAACGACCCCATCAAAAAAACTGGGCATATTCAAATTCTCTATGGCAATGTTGCAAAAGAAGGTGCAGTGGCAAAAATTACGGGCAAAGAGGGGACATCTTTTACGGGTCGTGCCAAAGTATTTGATAGTGAAGAAGATGCCATTGCTGCCCTCGAAGCCAAAAAAATTCAAAAGGGCGATGTGATTGTGATTCGTTATGAAGGCCCTCAAGGTGGCCCAGGCATGAGCGAAATGCTTAAAGTGACGGCGGTGGTGATGGGGGCTGGCCTGGGGAAAGACGTGGCTTTGATTACCGATGGTCGTTTTTCAGGTGGAACGCACGGTTTTGTGGTGGGGCATATTACCCCGGAGGCTCAAGTAGGTGGCGTGTTGGCGGTTCTGGAAGATGGCGACGAAATTACTATTGATGCAACGAAGCGGGTGCTCAATGTGACACTATCCGATCAAATTTTAGCCGAGCGTTTCAAAAAATGGCAAGCTCCAGCGCTCAAGGCGACCCAAGGTACTTTGTATAAATTTATTAAGAACGTTTCTTCAGCCTCAACAGGGTGTGTGACAGATGGGAGTGGGGATCATAAATAAGAATTTGCTGCCCGCCCGCTTTTTTAGCTTCGTACATAGCCTTGTCGGCAAATTGCAATAATTCAGGTGGGCTTTCCCCGTGTTGTGGGAAAAGGCTGAGACCAATACTTAAATTTGGGGTTAACATTTGCTCGCCTAATAAAACCGGTATGGCGATTGTGGATAGAATACGGTGAGCAATTGAAAGAATACTTTCGGCATCTTTGATTTTATAAAGAATGGCGGTAAATTCATCGCCACCCCAGCGGGCTAGCGTATCACCCGCTCTTAAGTTTTCTTCAAAACGCTTCGCTACTTCGCGTAGCAAATGATCTCCCATTAAATGCCCTAACGTATCGTTCACTTTTTTAAAGTCGTCGATGTCGGCAAATAACACGCCTAAGCCAAAAGAATAGCGCTTGGCTTGGTTTAAACTTTGGGTCAAACGATCTTGAAAAAGCGAACGATTGGGTAAGCCGGTAAGGGCGTCATGCGTGGCCAAAAGATATTGATCGTGCCAACTTTTTTTCCATTGTTCTAAAATGCGGCCCCGGCCTAGCGCATATTTTAGGGCGCGTTGCAGGGCAAAATGATCGACCTTACTTTTGATT contains:
- a CDS encoding GGDEF domain-containing response regulator is translated as MENISILIVEDDADSAYLINKWLAYENQNFHLESVDSLSKTLKLLSEKPFHLVILDLYLPDSEGLETFKKVNAAHPNIPIVVLSGLNDETLAIEAIGLGAQDYLIKSKVDHFALQRALKYALGRGRILEQWKKSWHDQYLLATHDALTGLPNRSLFQDRLTQSLNQAKRYSFGLGVLFADIDDFKKVNDTLGHLMGDHLLREVAKRFEENLRAGDTLARWGGDEFTAILYKIKDAESILSIAHRILSTIAIPVLLGEQMLTPNLSIGLSLFPQHGESPPELLQFADKAMYEAKKAGGQQILIYDPHSHLSHTLLRLKKRS
- a CDS encoding transcriptional repressor, with amino-acid sequence MKLQTRTGPLALKKLEEQCRQKGLPLTIQRRVIFEFLVNHQDHPTADDIFQEVQDKLPGVSRATVYRVLETLVGMGLAHRINHPDAAVRFDPMTHRHHHLVCESCGQVQDWEDDALSTLVFPNTRREGFKISDYSIYFNGMCDRCQSKK
- a CDS encoding DNA starvation/stationary phase protection protein, whose protein sequence is MKPNIGISEENQRGVVAILNTLLSDEYVLYTKTRNFHWNVTGMQFNDLHKFFESQYDALAEVVDEVAERVRAIGGVALGSMAEFVKNTRLKEVPGQSISARDMLASLLADHETVIRHLRVDLKACADQYGDAGTNDFLTGLMEKHEKMAWMLRSFSD
- the ilvD gene encoding dihydroxy-acid dehydratase — translated: MPPKLNRYSSHITENRDQPAAQAMLYGIGLTSEDLHKPFVGIASTGYEGNTCNMHLNDLAKVVKQGCQEAGLVGLIFHSIGVSDGISMGTDGMNFSLQSREIIADSIETVMAAHWYDANISVVGCDKNMPGSVIAMGRLNRPSIMVYGGTISPGHFHDKVLDIVSAFEGLGEFVAGKIDQKELTGILQHACPGAGACGGMYTANTMASAIETLGMSLPYSSSYPATSQEKKDECRRAGAAVLNLLEKDITPKMIMTKAAFENAMTIIMALGGSTNAVLHLIAMAKSVGVKLVLEDFQRVSDKTPFIADLKPSGKYVMEDLCKVGGVPAVLKLLLKEGFLHGDCLTCTGKTLAENLEASPDLSRGQKIIVPLNDPIKKTGHIQILYGNVAKEGAVAKITGKEGTSFTGRAKVFDSEEDAIAALEAKKIQKGDVIVIRYEGPQGGPGMSEMLKVTAVVMGAGLGKDVALITDGRFSGGTHGFVVGHITPEAQVGGVLAVLEDGDEITIDATKRVLNVTLSDQILAERFKKWQAPALKATQGTLYKFIKNVSSASTGCVTDGSGDHK